The Rhodamnia argentea isolate NSW1041297 chromosome 7, ASM2092103v1, whole genome shotgun sequence genome contains the following window.
GACTCGCTCATTCCACAAAAATGGAATCTGTCATAACATCAATGCACAATCAAGCAACCGATCATCGAATCACACATCATCATCGGTGATGagtgttgtatctagcaatatcacttaGAGAGGATGAATAGGCGATTCGAACAGGTTTTGAAACTTAATACGAAATTTAAACAAGTTTAAAACTTGGGATGAGTAAGTTCAACAACAAGACATGCAAAAATCTAAATACATAAAAGTAAATTTAGAGTAAGAGAGAAATGCACGTaaagtttatagtggtttggctttagCAAGCCTACATTCACTCTCCAACGCCGACAGCCGATTGGCTGAATTCCACTAATCATTGAAAGGTCACAAGAGGTGTCACTCTCAATTACTCTTACAAAACCTCTCAAGGATAATGTTTTAGCTCTGACAAGTTGTGAATAATaactcacttttgaattttggtcaCCATGGATATTCCTTTTACACTCATTCACCCCCAAACTAGTCGTTGGACGGGTATCGCTCTTCAATCGATGATTGGATgtcatcaatcttgattgaacgaGAATGTATCTAGAAAGATATAATGGCCGTTAGAGTAGAGTCTAAACCCTTCAGATTCGATCACACATACAActaaatcatttgtttccataagtagagttaaATCAAATCTTTAACGGATCTTAATCttggaaggtaatatccaatcatAGATATTCTCCtaatttgattggaaaataatcatGTTAATCAAAGATTACAGACTTTCATAAATAATGCAGCCAATAGGAAACCCGCCAAACGTAGGTCTTTAGAATTTGGCCAAACGATATTGCAGAATCCGAACATAATTCAGAACCGGTCTTCAAAAGTAGAAGAAACTTTTTGAATCTAAATAGACTAGAATAGTGACTACGAGCTTCAATAAAGTTCTAGCTAACGTGTCACAAAAGTTTTATCGAGATTAAGTTTTCAAAGACAACATCGTCTTCCATTTGAATAAAAAACTTTAACTATCTCTGAGGCAAACACGTGATGACTACACATTGAGTCTAAACGTTAGAATTAGAACAATATAAGTTTTTATTCACGTATTCATTCatgcaataaaatatttattaggCATTAAACACATTCTTTTTAAAGAAGGATAgtattgtcaaaattaaaaaaaaaaaaaatttggtcggatcaaaatcaaaatattcagaagaaAGGTTTGCCCAACAATAAGCACACACCCCGATTTCCATTTCCAGTAGTTACACATTTTGCCCAAAGGCGATATGCATCTAGATTTAGTATCCTTAGCACTATCACCGTATGGAGACGACAACAATACAAATGTGTTGAAAGAGCATAGAAAACTTATTTTAAATCCCGTAACTATATTTAGATCATAATAGAAGAGAACCAAAATTTAGATCTAGCTTTAAATCGGGAGAGAAGAGTAAATAGATATCAGTTAATTACAAAATCACTTTTAGATAAACTAACTGCTGAAGGCATCAGTAGGGAGCCTTAGAGACTTGTAAAATGCTCAACTAACTAGGGTAAGTACTCGAAGCCGGAATAAGCTAGCAGATTTGAAGAGACTAGTTTTTTCCGAGTCGCTTGCGCTTGATTTTCAGAGCTCACAGGGCAAAACTCTCTGCTTCCGTAGAGGATGTCGACCGCATTGTCCAAAAATCAACAAAGAAGTCTTGAAGctttaggagagagagagagagagagagagagagagagatccccCTTTCTCCCTTAGGGATGAAGCTTCAGAAAAGGACGGGTAGGCCGCGGTTTCAGAAGGGAGGAAACCTAAGTTTGCTGTACCAATGTTGAGGAGATTTTTCAAGCAATTGTCGGTGCGAAGAACCTACTCTTACATGGTTCAGTTGTCAAGATGCTCGATATCCTCTGCACTGCACTCTAACAGCCTAGGCTTTCGAAGTAAATCGTCACCCATGCTCGTCGATCGATATTAGTGGAAGCTTTTGAATTTGCCaaacctttctttctttcatggaTGATTAAGAGGAtgcaaaaatccaaaaactctAGCCTCGCTTCGAGCCATACATGCTCGTCGATTGATATTGCTTCGACCCGTTTGTTTGGCATCAAATTCATCGCAGCTCATGAGCTCGAATATCATTAAAAGGATGAATTTTTTTACACGATACACGGTTTGTGTGCTACACGATCCATTTGTGCGACAATTAATGTGGACAATTATTAGTTTGAAGGATTGACCAATTAGCCAAATCAATAGCAATGGACTTGGATTAGGTAACGAATGTATAGATAGGCCGCGTATGTAAAgttaatgttaaaaaaaaaaaaaaaaaagggaaaaaagagaatgcTTTGCATTAGGACTTAAGAATGACCCTAGATGGCAAACTCAAATATTTCCTATCACCAATCTAGGCCCAATTGTCAGGTGAAGTTGGCACCAAATCGACAAAGGCCCGATTTGAAAATTCCCACGCTTTGTAAGGATGGAGAAGGATATAATCTTTCAATTTTCCCATGTCCATAAACCTTATTGCTATTTGAATTAAAGTCTCGAGGCGGTATCGATGAATTAATGGCGTTGATCAGATAACGGACATAGAATACGAAATCACCTAGAGCCACACTTTGCGTCCGATGTCCTTGTTGGACGAAAAAAACTTTTCGATGCGTAACGACCGAGCAACTCCGTTGGCTTTCACAACAATAGAATTCCCAAGAGTTCAGGCCGACTTCAGGAAGTATCCGGATGctgcttcttgttcttctctttcCGTTTTAAGGTGTTATTGTCGAGCAAGAGCATGTCTTGTTTCCCTGTTTtattctctttcaatttttgacGAAGTCAAAGAGGAGCAGCTGACTTGAGGACTTTGAATAGCAAATGTGGGGCACTCAGCGTTTAAATGAATAAGTCCCCatttgttgaaaatttcaaCAACAGCAACAATAAAACCACAATTTCTATTaggatgcatgtgtgagttCGTGTTAAAAAAATCCCATGTTTGAGATTTGATGTGGTATAAAGCAGTTAGTATACCTTAATTAGgttaaatttttgagtgaatgttGATTCAACTAGATATATTGACGGACTTGAACTTGGACTTCCTTTCGACTGAAAATAGGTCAAACCGGATATATTGAGGGGCTCCAATTGAGCTCCCTCTTAGTTGAAAATGGATCCAACATAATAGATTGACGGGCTCGAATTTGAGCCTCTCTTTTGGCGATCTTTTTGTGCAGGTGCCAACATTTTCCATGACCAATCACATGAATAGATTATAAATATGGGTATGAGGTGGTCAGAAAATGTGGGTCTTGACTTAAGAAAATGGTCGGTCTCGTATTAATGGTTTGGTCCTCCTTTTCATGCCAACCTAAACTTCACTCCACCTTCTTCTTTACGACATcgttttaccttttttttttcctttaatattAATGTTTTTTCTAAGATGTTGTTGTCGTGTCTCGTAGTTTGGCGAGCTGCGATGCATGTGGCTTTGGTGTTTTCGACAACGAATAATGATTTTTCACAAATCGtaagatcaaattttttttatttcgtggTTCACAGGAAGTTCAAGGTCACTTGCAAAGTCTACATGATATGGGAAATTTAGATCACGATATTTAGATGGAAATGTTCGTAACATCTTTTGGGTAAATGGGCACGAGAAATTAAACGAAATTTCATATATTATGATGCGGAATTTCTAAATATCATGTGATGCAACGTAAATGATTAACCGAAAAATTTGACGGCGTCCACCAGTTCTCTTTAGATTTGTCATTAGACATTCGTTGCACTTGTTTAAGTCGTTTTGACCCGAGTTAATAGCTTTCGTAATCCTTTAACATACGTGTTTTGTTTCTTCGATTTTAACTATATATCGAATGTGGCAAATGTACGGTTAATTCATTATTTTCGCAATGGACTGCACGATATGTTGGATTACCCCCATCTATTTTCAGGTATAAATTGAAGCAAATGGCATAGAGTGGAGGCTCTTAGTGGAATGATGTGACGCCCTCAAACATCGCGCACGGCACATgtcttttctcattttatcttttagtTAGTAATTACTCACGCGAAAACACAGCAAAATTTCTAGTGCACCCGTGCAAGAAATAGCACAAGTTCAATGAATATATTTATGCATCATTTATTGATGTTAAACATAAATTTACAACTTTACTACATCGTTCAAATAAAATACAAGAGTCCCGAGAAAATGATCTAGTCGACTAGCATCTCTACTCCATATTATACCAAAAGCGAGCCTAAATATTGACCAAACTACCATTCAACTCATGGGTTGATGATTACCAGCATCATCTTGTCCCCTCCATCGTTATGTCCAGGGGACTATCCTACATACCTGAAAAATAGAGTGAGTCGAACTCTAGTAAATGAAATATCTAAGTTTAAGGTAGGAGATCAACTCACCACTTGACATGCTACCAATAAATAATGCGAGTTCAACCAATAAAGATAACCATGTATGACAAAGGCAAAAGCAATGCTATGTCTTTACTATCATATTATGCCAATGGAAATCGTTAACAAAATTACATAAGATCATTCATTCGGATGCAAGCAAGTGGCATATTATTTCATGATGCACCCGTCTCACCTAGTGGCTCGTCATTCTGCATGGGGAATATCTATTCCTTACCAATATACACAAGTTAgttaatatttttcaggaacCTCACTAACATATGCACAAGTGACTTCATACTAGTCATGAAGCTCACTAATATACATAGATGGCCAATAGCCATCTTGATTCATAAGGCATCACGAACACTCTCAAGGCATCCCAACACACGGGGTATCGTCAACATCAACTCTCGGGGGACAAAATCGTAAGTACCTTTTTGCCACGCCACATAACTCAATCATCACGGGCGTCTTCTACATCAGCGAAGGTAAATACGCCATTGTACTACCGCATGATGATGGTCAACATAAGCTTAGGCGAGCCAACTCAAGCTACATAAGTCAACTTATATCGTGCGTAAATTATAGGACTTTCATGTCCCTTCAAGTTCGTAGAGAACCATCTCATACTGTAGAACATGTGGCTAACTCCATAATCGTTCACACATAGTCATATAAGGGTATCGGCTATGGCAAAAGTCTTCCTCGCATAGCAtcatagtcttttttttttttttttgtcgaaatcaCATGGCAACATAGTCATACTCATTATTTTAACATAACAATTGTCATGTACATCACAATGATTTATTATTTCTCATGCAATTAACGACAAACAATGAATTACTTGTAATTCGACGCTTGTATCCCCACTTTTATAACATGAACATCGACAATCCAAATAATGAATAGCGCGAACATCAACAACTCAAAAAATGAATCACGCGAACATCGACAACTCAAATAATGTTTTATCAcggataacaatttatatccaaatattttcgtgaataagaaaaatagttttcgtACGTTTTTTATAAGCGACatgaataatcatttttatgaaaacgtctttcaaatcacttattttttttcgaGATAAACGGAGACTGCATCTCAATCTACAATCAAAATCGGGTGGAAAAAAGAGGTTTTAATAGTATTATCCGATCCGACTCAAACTAAATTGGACACGTCCCGTTTCGAGGTCGAATAGGATAAACGAATCCATGCATCCTCCTCTCTCGGATGAAACTTCCGCATCTCAAACGCCgaagacccaaaaagaaaagaagaaacagagaaatgGTGTCTCATGATAATTTCTGCTTTTGCCATGCGTTTATCAGAACATCGCTGTTTCAATGTCATGATTAAAGGCTAATGCAGATCTAGTCTGTCTCATATTTGCTTTTAGCTTTATGTTTTGGCCGAAAGTggtcaattctctctctctctcccctgttctgaataataatgataatttgGCTAGGCGACAAGAAACTCACAGTCTAGCCATCCAGCCCACAATAAAGAAAAGCGGAAATACTCACTGTCAGAGTTTGATTATTcaatgaaagaaagagagagaaagctttctcttttttgaaagTGGAGCTGTGGGGACAAGAAATGAACAGGCGAGGTTTGAACGGTCAAAAAGGTGAAGAGACGGTCAAAAGCGAAGACCCAGATTTAGAAAACCGCCCCCCCCCCGGGGCTCTTcccctcccaaaaaaataaataaataaataaaagagaatgATGTATTCAATTCAATAAACAAGAGAAGAACATAATTTCTTGGGTTGCCGTCGTTTGTCACTGTTTTGACTGACTCCTCCACCACATTACAACCAAGCCAgagccaaaaagaagaaagaaagagagagagaaaacgaaaaTCAACAATGCCAGGCCGATAAAAAAGGAAGGAACTTGTCCAAATTCCACCCATTTCCCcctttctccttctcctcctcctccttccggTCAAGAATCACCCAGACAGCTGATAAAGAAGAACGGCAAGAACAGTTTCCGGTACTGAGATTCAAGCAAGTGAACGTTTGATTGTTTGGGCAAGAACCCCGGTTTTTTGTTTGGGGTTTACCCGATTGGTAAAGTGAATTCTCTTGTCACTCTTTTCCCCCTGTTCTATACTTCTTTGTTGCATGGTTAGTTAAGCTCCTTTGCTTTTGCTAGAAATTTTTGGATCTGGGGGGTTGATTTGAGCTGACCCTTTGTTGATGGGGTCATTAAGATCTGTTTCTAGTGTTGCCATTTTTCCCCTTGAGTTAACCCTCTAGCTATTATCCCTTTATTTGAGAGtcgtttctcttttctttttccctatcTACTGGCTATGCAACAAAGGCCCCCAAAAATTTAGCCTCTGAGGTTACTTGTATGATTCATTCTGCTGGTTAGGGACTCTCTGCATTTGTTTggttcttttatctttgaacTTGCCATTTTCTTATGAAATTTGAGGATAGCATATTCATATATCTATCTCTGTGTTGGAACCTAGTCCTTTTGGAGGTTTATCAAGTGAAAAGATCTTCTTTTCCTGCGTTGATTACCTGAAAGGcgaattttttgcatttttccggGGCTAAGATTGCAACAATTTGCTTCCTTTAGCATCCATTTCTGGGGAGGGGAAAAATAACCTTGGGAACTATATGGTTTGGAAGAGCTTTTTCAGCATCATCTCAATGGATTTTGAGATTTTCAACCGTCTTTAGGTGGACTCTGTTAGCAGCAATTCCTGATGTAATATCCGCCCGCCTTGTTTGTGAAGAGATTTTTACAAGCTTCAGACCAAGTGTTTCGAAGAGATCCGTCAGTTTGAGAATGTGTTCAGATGCATCAAGTTGCATCCCTTGATAAGTCGAGGCCGGTCTGGTGgacgattttgtccaattgCTTCAGACAAGAATCGTGCGGTGTGAAGTGATTAAGAAAGCATCGACATTAGATGGCCCGCTATCACGGCTTTAAAACCCACATTGCCGTATTCTAGTGTTTTTCCAGATTTGCAGTTTTCTCTCCATATTTGGTCATAACTGCCGGTTGCAATAACAGCTGATGCTTAGGGTTCTGTAAATGGTCAAACTTTTACAGTTGATTCATTCTGTATTCTGCATTTAGTTTTTCTTCTCTCCTAAGAAGGGCTTTTATTTTCCCAGATGTTACTTTAAGTACTTTAGTTTTCAAATACGAGTCCCATTCATCTTGCGGTTTCTTGAATAGGAATCCTGCGTGACAGAGCCATGCTCTTGGACTCTTGGTTTTGATTGCTCTTATGTGTGCTGGTGCTCTATTTGTTTGCCTCCATGTTGATCATTATCTTGTCTGTACAAATGCAGGTAACTTGTTGATATCTGACATTGAGAAGAGAGCACAAATTGGACTGTGAACTACCTGTACATGATATAATGGCTTCTGTGAGCATGGCGCCAGTGTCTGGTTTAAGAGATCCAGCTGGGAATGCGGTGGCTTTTGATAGATTGCCTGATGAGAtgaatgacatgaaaattagggaTGAGAAGGTGAATCGCTTGCTTCTTTGAGCTTCCACCCCCGCTCCACTTTACCTATTTTACTGACTGATGTCTCATCGGCCTAATGCATTTCTTATTGGATTTGGTTTTCGGTAATGCAGGACACGGAGGCAGCTGTTGTCAATGGTAACGGGACAGAGGCAGGTCACataatcatcacgacaattgGTGGTAAAAATGGGCAGCCAAAACAAGTAATACCTGAATGCTATACATTTCTACTTAATCTACATTTGAAAGGTGTCTGCCGCTTCCATCTAACAGTTTGCTTCTTGAAATTCAGACGATAAGCTATATGGCCGAGCGGGCTGTAGGGCAGGGATCATTTGGAATAGTCTTCCAGGTGAGGCATTCTTTTAATTCCCGGCACTAGCTGACctatttcctttctctctctctctctctctctctctctctctatatatatatattattttgtaccttctccccttctctctcttttttttttttttttctttcttcttctctcttctctctatatatatatatatatatatatatatatcgcaGAATATGAACGTCCTGTTGaaaacttttgttcttttgatctGTGACATAGGCAAAATGTTTGGAGACTGGTGAAACTGTCGCAATTAAGAAGGTCCTACAAGACAAGAGGTACAAAAATCGGGAGCTTCAAACCATGCGTCTTCTAGATCACCCGAACATTGTGTCTCTTAAGCACTGCTTCTTTTCCACGACCGAAAAAGATGAGCTCTACCTGAACCTCGTTCTTGAGTATGTGCCAGAGACAGTCCACCGAGTGATAAAACATTATAACAAAGTGACCCAGAGGATGCCACTAATATATGTGAAACTCTATTCTTACCAGGTAACTGTTGTATTCGATCTCATTCTTCTTATTTGTTTATATGCTGACTGCGAGTCTATCTTTCTTTGCGAATATACGGTCAGTAATGTTCTTAGTTGCAAATAGgtctcattttctttcttgctaaGTCACATGGCTTCAAACAGgaccatcttctttttttgtccatttctAGTGTGGAATATTGAGTTACATTTAGCGGCTCATATATGAAAGTTTCTCTTGTCAATTTCTCGAACAGATATGCCGAGCGCTTGCTTACATTCACAACTGCATCGGAGTGTGCCACAGGGACATAAAGCCTCAAAACCTACTGGTATGTCTACACGGGTACCCTTTGAGGTGCTGTCACTGTAATATATGATGGGTGCATGAGGTTGTATTGCTTGAAGTAATAATTCAGACTTTTATCTCTAATTGATAAGAGTGAGGATATGACCCTTCAAAAGAATTAAGTATAGTCATGATGGGAAAACGGAGAACTTTAAAGATGCTTTGACATAAAGAGACCTGTCCTGCAATGCTCTAGGGTGTGACGTTCTTCATTCTTGGGTGATTGGTCTCCATATACATTTTTGCTGCTTTCACTTCATTATGGGCTTGTCTCTTACAGGTTAACCCACACACTCACCAGCTAAAGTTATGCGACTTTGGGAGCGCCAAAGTTTTGGTTTGTATCTTCCTGTAGTTCAAGTTGTAAAGCTCATGTTTCTCTCCCATTGTTCTCAATCATTGTTTTAACTCTTTACTTGATTTTTGACAGGTAAAGGGGGAGCCAAATATATCTTACATTTGTTCCCGATACTATCGTGCACCCGAGCTCATATT
Protein-coding sequences here:
- the LOC115742420 gene encoding shaggy-related protein kinase alpha-like yields the protein MASVSMAPVSGLRDPAGNAVAFDRLPDEMNDMKIRDEKDTEAAVVNGNGTEAGHIIITTIGGKNGQPKQTISYMAERAVGQGSFGIVFQAKCLETGETVAIKKVLQDKRYKNRELQTMRLLDHPNIVSLKHCFFSTTEKDELYLNLVLEYVPETVHRVIKHYNKVTQRMPLIYVKLYSYQICRALAYIHNCIGVCHRDIKPQNLLVNPHTHQLKLCDFGSAKVLVKGEPNISYICSRYYRAPELIFGATEYTTAIDIWSAGCVLAELLIGQPLFPGESGVDQLVEIIKVLGTPTREEIKCMNPNYTEFKFPQIKAHPWHKIFHKRMPSEAVDLVSRLLQYSPNLRSTALEALVHPFFDELREPNARLPNGRPLPPLFNFKTHELRGVPSEMLQKLIPEHARRPLPSHGF